A region of Planococcus sp. MSAK28401 DNA encodes the following proteins:
- a CDS encoding hydroxymethylglutaryl-CoA lyase, with translation MFSLPKTATIIEVGPRDGLQNEARTVNTEDKLDFIKALQEAGLKEMELTSFVSQKWVPQMADARDIVAGAKKTGRQLVLTPNERGITSALEAGADSIAVFVGVSNSFNEKNINKTTAQSMETLKPLIEKAKQDGIFVRACISTAFYCPFEGAVDPQRTIDLCRQFVDWGVDELSVADTIGLANPQESHELFSRLKEQFPDVLIAAHFHDTRRMALANAYAALVAGIDRFDASAGGLGGCPFAPGATGNVATEDLVHMFHRMGVDTGVDLEKLYEAISLIEPHVSNPLQTGMYTLYKNRK, from the coding sequence ATGTTTAGTTTACCAAAAACAGCTACGATAATCGAGGTCGGGCCGCGCGATGGCCTGCAAAATGAAGCCAGGACCGTCAACACCGAAGACAAACTGGATTTTATCAAGGCCTTGCAAGAAGCAGGATTAAAGGAAATGGAGCTAACTTCGTTTGTGTCGCAGAAATGGGTGCCGCAAATGGCCGATGCACGGGATATCGTTGCCGGTGCAAAAAAAACCGGCCGCCAGCTGGTACTGACGCCGAATGAACGCGGCATCACATCCGCTTTGGAAGCCGGTGCCGATTCGATTGCTGTCTTTGTCGGAGTTTCCAATTCATTCAATGAAAAGAACATCAACAAGACGACAGCCCAGTCCATGGAAACATTGAAGCCATTGATTGAAAAAGCCAAACAGGACGGCATCTTCGTCCGCGCCTGTATTTCAACAGCGTTCTACTGTCCGTTTGAAGGAGCAGTAGATCCGCAACGAACGATTGATTTATGCCGCCAATTCGTCGATTGGGGAGTCGATGAATTGAGCGTCGCCGATACGATCGGCCTGGCGAACCCGCAAGAAAGCCATGAGTTGTTCAGCCGATTGAAAGAGCAATTTCCAGATGTCCTGATTGCAGCGCACTTCCACGACACGAGACGCATGGCGCTCGCCAATGCCTATGCAGCACTTGTTGCCGGAATCGACCGGTTCGACGCTTCCGCTGGCGGTCTCGGCGGCTGCCCATTTGCACCGGGTGCTACCGGCAATGTCGCGACCGAAGATTTGGTCCATATGTTCCACCGCATGGGCGTCGACACCGGGGTCGATCTCGAGAAACTTTACGAAGCGATCTCGCTCATTGAACCGCATGTATCGAATCCGCTGCAAACAGGCATGTATACGTTATACAAAAACAGAAAATGA
- the xerD gene encoding site-specific tyrosine recombinase XerD produces MKDAKDALDDYLHFLRVERQLADNTLTSYERDLKGYIQYMSEVEQLERLGKIERVHILNHLRHLQEMAKTSRTVARHISSIRSFHQFLIREKRSDSDPTVHLEMPQMDKKLPNILSIEEIDALLNSPDTSKASGLRDRAMLELLYASGMRVSECINLDMEDVHLTMGFVRCIGKGGKERIIPLGRAALEANREYIESGRLALRNSSEKTDALFINQRGKRLTRQGFWKLLKQHAQKAGIQKELTPHTLRHSFATHLIENGADLRAVQEMLGHADISTTQIYTHVSKTRLKDVYSQFHPRA; encoded by the coding sequence ATGAAAGACGCGAAAGATGCACTGGATGATTATTTGCATTTTCTCCGCGTGGAGAGGCAGTTGGCTGATAATACGCTAACTTCCTATGAACGCGACTTGAAAGGCTACATACAATATATGAGTGAAGTCGAACAATTGGAACGGCTCGGGAAAATTGAGCGGGTCCATATTTTGAATCACCTGCGCCATTTGCAGGAAATGGCGAAAACATCGCGTACAGTGGCGAGGCATATTTCTTCGATCCGCAGTTTTCACCAATTCTTGATACGGGAGAAACGCAGTGATTCAGATCCGACCGTTCACTTGGAAATGCCTCAAATGGACAAGAAGCTGCCGAACATCTTATCTATAGAAGAAATCGATGCCTTATTGAATTCACCGGATACGTCAAAAGCCAGTGGGCTGCGTGACCGCGCCATGCTGGAATTGCTTTATGCGAGCGGTATGCGCGTCAGTGAATGCATCAATCTGGATATGGAAGATGTCCATTTGACGATGGGATTCGTGCGCTGCATAGGAAAAGGCGGCAAGGAGCGGATCATCCCGCTTGGCAGGGCTGCGCTTGAGGCGAACCGCGAATACATCGAATCAGGACGTCTCGCTTTGAGAAATTCATCTGAGAAAACCGATGCACTGTTCATCAACCAAAGAGGAAAGCGCTTGACGCGGCAAGGGTTCTGGAAATTGTTGAAGCAGCACGCCCAGAAAGCGGGCATCCAGAAAGAATTGACCCCGCACACATTGCGCCATTCATTTGCGACACATTTGATCGAAAACGGAGCAGACCTGCGAGCCGTGCAGGAAATGCTCGGGCATGCCGATATTTCAACGACCCAAATTTATACCCACGTCAGCAAGACTCGGTTGAAAGACGTGTACTCGCAATTTCATCCTCGTGCATGA
- a CDS encoding flotillin family protein → MESIGIISILIVILILAAVAGVGYFFWMKIRYRTAKSNEALIITGPKLGDPNKDTNIFTDDEGRSMKIIRGGGYLLRRFQTSTPVNLTSFQLKLSTPRVYTNAGVPIVADAVAMVKVADTLNGIANYAEQFLGKKQEEIEVEIIEVLGSNLRAILSKMTVEDINSDREKFNTDVQEIAQKQLDLMGFKITSLGLTDLRDADEDNGYLENLGRPRIAEVRKQAEIAEANTERETRIHRAQTDQEAKEEEYKRQISIAESRKSKDLKDAAFKEETERARAKSEQSYELEKAKLAMEIQEEELNKQFMERERAVRLEEEESKVRKTKADASYYETTRTAEAEARRSVIDGEAKAKIKRDEGAAEAEVIRERGKAEAESRKLLAEAMEEHGDVIIAEKLIDMLPVFAEKVAQPLNNIDSVKIIDSGNGQGVPSFGRSVTRTMVDMQEPLKEMTGIDIADMLKTYTSRNTQAIQPVSHPVDQPVNDQPVDKAAKEDPEQI, encoded by the coding sequence ATGGAGTCAATCGGAATTATTTCAATTTTAATTGTGATTCTCATTTTGGCGGCAGTTGCGGGCGTCGGCTATTTCTTTTGGATGAAGATCCGCTACCGCACAGCCAAATCGAACGAAGCCTTGATCATTACAGGGCCGAAACTTGGGGATCCGAACAAAGATACGAACATCTTTACGGACGATGAAGGGCGATCCATGAAGATCATCCGCGGCGGTGGTTATTTGCTGCGCCGCTTCCAGACATCAACGCCAGTCAATCTAACGTCGTTCCAGTTGAAGTTGTCGACGCCGCGTGTTTACACGAATGCGGGTGTGCCGATCGTGGCGGATGCCGTCGCAATGGTGAAAGTTGCAGATACCTTGAACGGCATTGCTAATTACGCCGAGCAATTCCTTGGGAAAAAGCAAGAGGAAATTGAAGTTGAGATCATCGAAGTGCTCGGCAGTAATTTGCGTGCCATCTTGTCGAAGATGACCGTTGAAGACATCAATAGCGACCGGGAGAAATTCAATACCGATGTCCAGGAAATCGCACAAAAACAACTTGATTTAATGGGCTTTAAAATTACATCACTCGGGTTGACCGATCTTCGTGATGCTGATGAAGACAACGGCTATCTTGAGAACCTGGGTCGCCCACGCATCGCTGAAGTCCGCAAGCAAGCGGAAATTGCGGAAGCGAACACGGAACGGGAAACACGCATTCACCGTGCGCAGACCGATCAGGAAGCGAAAGAAGAAGAATACAAACGCCAAATTTCCATTGCTGAATCCCGTAAATCAAAAGACTTGAAAGATGCGGCATTCAAGGAAGAAACTGAACGTGCCCGCGCCAAGTCCGAGCAGTCGTATGAACTGGAGAAAGCGAAACTCGCGATGGAAATCCAGGAAGAAGAACTGAACAAGCAGTTCATGGAGCGCGAACGTGCAGTGCGCCTTGAAGAAGAAGAAAGCAAAGTCCGCAAAACAAAAGCGGATGCCAGCTATTACGAAACGACACGTACGGCAGAAGCGGAAGCGAGACGTTCTGTCATTGACGGGGAAGCGAAAGCGAAGATCAAGCGCGATGAAGGGGCTGCCGAAGCGGAAGTCATCCGTGAACGCGGTAAAGCGGAAGCGGAATCCCGTAAATTGCTTGCTGAAGCTATGGAAGAACATGGCGATGTCATCATTGCAGAGAAACTGATCGATATGCTGCCGGTATTCGCCGAAAAAGTGGCACAGCCGCTCAACAATATCGATTCCGTGAAAATCATCGATTCCGGAAACGGCCAAGGCGTTCCATCGTTCGGCAGAAGCGTAACGCGCACAATGGTGGACATGCAAGAGCCGTTGAAAGAAATGACGGGCATTGATATTGCTGACATGCTGAAGACCTACACATCGAGAAATACTCAGGCTATACAACCGGTTAGCCACCCGGTCGACCAACCAGTGAATGACCAGCCTGTAGATAAAGCAGCCAAAGAAGATCCAGAACAAATTTAA
- a CDS encoding aldo/keto reductase, producing the protein MKYNTLGTSGFEVSEIALGCMSLPEDPKQAAAIIDEAMDNGVTYFDTADFYGKGKNEEIVGAALGKRRKDIILASKVGNEWSEESDEVTWNPTKAYIKEQIHNSLRRLQTDYLDLYQLHGGMITDNSEETIEAFEELKKEGLIRAYGISSIRPNVIRRYLNTSEIASIMMQYSLLDRRPEEFLTEIGQSGRSVVARGSLAKGLLTAEGLTRAEKMGDYLQYGSDQLPSALKKLSAIHDNVHALALHAVLSDSTVAAAVTGASSPGQLRETLQAYQQTVTAQQIEEAKKATRLDRYEQHRD; encoded by the coding sequence ATGAAATACAACACACTCGGAACTAGCGGATTTGAGGTCAGCGAAATCGCACTTGGCTGCATGTCCCTGCCAGAAGACCCGAAACAAGCAGCAGCGATTATCGATGAAGCGATGGACAATGGTGTCACTTATTTTGACACAGCCGATTTTTACGGCAAAGGAAAGAATGAGGAAATCGTTGGGGCCGCACTTGGCAAACGGCGCAAAGACATCATCCTCGCCAGCAAAGTGGGCAATGAATGGTCCGAGGAGTCGGATGAAGTAACATGGAATCCGACAAAAGCTTATATCAAAGAACAAATCCATAACTCGCTGCGCCGCCTTCAAACCGATTACTTGGACTTGTACCAACTTCATGGCGGAATGATTACCGATAACTCGGAAGAAACGATCGAAGCGTTCGAGGAATTGAAAAAAGAGGGCTTGATCCGCGCTTACGGAATCTCGTCCATTCGGCCGAATGTCATCCGGCGCTATTTGAATACTAGTGAGATTGCTTCCATCATGATGCAATACAGCCTGCTCGACCGGCGCCCAGAAGAATTCCTCACAGAAATTGGTCAATCCGGCCGCTCTGTCGTGGCACGAGGCAGCCTGGCAAAAGGCTTGCTGACGGCTGAAGGGCTCACCCGCGCTGAAAAGATGGGCGATTATTTGCAGTATGGCTCAGATCAACTGCCGTCCGCTTTGAAGAAGCTGTCCGCCATCCATGATAATGTCCATGCACTCGCCCTGCATGCGGTACTGTCAGACAGCACCGTAGCAGCGGCAGTAACTGGCGCGAGCAGCCCTGGACAATTACGTGAAACGCTGCAAGCTTATCAACAGACAGTCACTGCACAGCAGATTGAAGAAGCCAAGAAAGCGACGCGGCTGGATCGCTATGAACAACATCGCGATTGA
- the fur gene encoding ferric iron uptake transcriptional regulator, whose protein sequence is METRIDRIKKQLHAASYKLTPQREATVRILLDHEEDHLSAEDVYLLVKDIAPEIGLATVYRTLELLTELKIVDKINFGDGVSRYDLRQEGAAHFHHHLVCLECGAVDEIQEDLLEDVEAVVEKRWNFQIKDHRLTFHGICWRCHDSGADKPEKDA, encoded by the coding sequence ATGGAAACAAGGATAGATCGTATAAAAAAGCAATTACACGCTGCGAGTTATAAGCTGACGCCACAGCGTGAAGCAACGGTACGAATTTTATTGGATCATGAAGAAGACCATCTAAGTGCTGAGGATGTCTATCTTTTGGTCAAGGACATCGCACCGGAAATCGGCTTGGCCACAGTATACCGTACATTGGAACTTCTGACCGAATTGAAAATTGTTGATAAAATAAATTTTGGGGATGGCGTTTCCCGTTATGATTTGCGTCAGGAAGGCGCAGCACACTTCCATCATCACCTGGTTTGCTTAGAGTGCGGGGCTGTGGATGAAATACAAGAAGATTTGCTTGAAGATGTCGAAGCAGTCGTGGAAAAGCGCTGGAACTTCCAGATCAAAGACCACCGTCTGACTTTCCATGGCATTTGTTGGCGCTGCCATGATTCGGGTGCTGATAAGCCGGAAAAAGACGCTTAA
- a CDS encoding alpha/beta hydrolase, which produces MKKRLLLTSAIVSSTLTASFAALGFAASNRLMYVKNKDASLILERETNAKRYDEAWYANAKKSEQWIESANGYPIKAIFLEPHTTNRYVIICHGVTESKVNSFKYARMFERLGFNSVVYDHRRHGESGGKTTSFGHYEKLDLQAVVKALKLHVGPSLFFGIHGESMGAATTLLYAGMEDSADFYISDCAYSDISEQILHVMRTTTPMRTSLALRLANVFLKLRDGYSITTVSPREVVKKIAKPVLFIHSLPDEFVLPKMTKELFELKQGAKQLKLFDEGEHAQSFNKNPEEYEGTVAEFLTAYDLLMPKPAAGVTQISS; this is translated from the coding sequence GTGAAAAAGCGACTATTGTTGACTTCAGCCATCGTCTCGAGCACATTGACTGCTTCTTTTGCCGCGTTGGGTTTTGCCGCAAGCAACCGTCTGATGTATGTAAAGAATAAAGACGCATCCTTGATTTTGGAACGGGAAACGAACGCCAAACGCTATGATGAAGCTTGGTATGCCAACGCCAAGAAAAGCGAACAATGGATCGAATCCGCTAACGGCTATCCGATCAAAGCGATTTTCCTGGAGCCGCACACCACAAACCGATACGTCATCATTTGCCATGGTGTCACCGAAAGCAAAGTGAACTCGTTTAAATATGCGCGCATGTTTGAACGCCTCGGATTCAACTCTGTCGTCTATGACCACCGCCGGCACGGCGAGTCCGGGGGCAAGACGACGAGCTTTGGACATTATGAGAAGCTGGATCTGCAAGCAGTTGTAAAGGCCTTGAAACTCCATGTCGGGCCATCTTTGTTCTTCGGCATCCACGGGGAATCAATGGGCGCCGCAACGACGCTATTATATGCTGGAATGGAAGACTCGGCGGATTTTTACATCTCCGACTGTGCCTATTCCGATATCAGCGAACAGATCCTGCACGTCATGCGCACGACAACGCCGATGCGCACTTCTTTAGCGCTTCGCCTTGCCAATGTATTCCTGAAACTGCGCGACGGTTATTCCATTACCACCGTATCGCCCCGGGAAGTCGTTAAAAAGATTGCAAAGCCTGTGCTGTTCATCCATAGCCTACCTGATGAGTTCGTCTTGCCGAAAATGACGAAAGAATTATTCGAATTGAAACAAGGCGCCAAACAACTGAAATTGTTTGATGAAGGCGAGCATGCCCAGTCGTTCAATAAAAATCCGGAAGAATACGAAGGGACGGTTGCAGAGTTCTTGACGGCCTATGATTTATTAATGCCCAAACCTGCTGCCGGCGTTACACAAATCTCCAGCTGA
- a CDS encoding pyrimidine-nucleoside phosphorylase: MRMVDLIEKKRDGHELSTEEIRFIVSGYTNGEIADYQMSSFLMAVFFQDMSERERADLTMAMAESGDQIDLSAIEGIKVDKHSTGGVGDTTTLVLGPLVAACGVPVAKMSGRGLGHTGGTIDKLEAIDGFHVELSTKDFIRQVNEHKLAVIGQSGNLTPADKKMYSLRDVTATVNSIPLIASSIMSKKIAAGADAIVLDVKTGEGAFMKTEEDAKKLAHAMVGIGNATGRKTMAIISDMSQPLGFAIGNALEVKEAIETLQGKGPEDLTELCLVLGSQMVVVGGKADTLEEARAMLEGVIKDGSALEAFRQLIEDQGGNPAVVDDLSLLPQAKFVTELPAKQDGYISFMEADEIGTAAMVLGAGRATKDSVIDLSVGLMLNKKVGDFVKKGEALATIYSNTQDLAECQEMLYNSIEYSNEPVEAIQLVSALITD; encoded by the coding sequence ATGAGAATGGTGGACTTGATTGAAAAGAAACGGGACGGCCATGAGCTGTCCACAGAAGAAATCCGTTTTATCGTCTCTGGCTATACGAATGGCGAAATTGCCGATTATCAAATGAGCTCATTTTTAATGGCGGTGTTTTTCCAGGATATGAGTGAGCGTGAGCGGGCAGATTTGACGATGGCGATGGCTGAATCAGGAGATCAAATCGATTTGTCAGCCATTGAAGGCATCAAAGTGGATAAGCATTCAACAGGAGGCGTCGGCGATACAACGACGCTAGTCCTTGGGCCGCTTGTCGCAGCATGCGGCGTGCCAGTTGCAAAAATGAGCGGGCGTGGCCTCGGACACACCGGCGGGACAATTGACAAACTCGAAGCGATCGATGGTTTCCACGTCGAGCTGTCGACAAAAGATTTTATCCGTCAAGTCAACGAACACAAATTGGCGGTAATCGGCCAAAGCGGCAATTTGACGCCCGCCGATAAGAAAATGTATTCCTTGCGTGATGTAACGGCAACCGTTAACAGCATCCCGCTTATTGCAAGTTCGATTATGAGCAAAAAAATCGCAGCCGGCGCTGATGCCATCGTCCTTGATGTGAAAACAGGCGAAGGCGCATTCATGAAAACCGAAGAAGATGCCAAAAAACTGGCACATGCCATGGTTGGCATCGGCAATGCGACAGGGCGCAAAACAATGGCTATCATTTCAGACATGAGCCAGCCGCTAGGATTTGCAATCGGCAATGCGCTGGAAGTGAAAGAAGCGATTGAAACGCTGCAAGGAAAAGGGCCAGAAGATTTGACGGAGCTGTGTCTAGTGCTCGGCAGCCAAATGGTCGTTGTCGGTGGCAAAGCGGACACTTTGGAAGAGGCGCGTGCCATGTTAGAAGGTGTCATCAAAGACGGCTCAGCACTAGAAGCGTTCCGCCAATTGATCGAAGACCAGGGCGGTAACCCGGCTGTAGTGGATGACCTTAGCTTGTTGCCTCAAGCGAAATTTGTCACCGAACTTCCGGCGAAACAGGACGGCTATATTTCCTTTATGGAAGCAGATGAAATCGGGACAGCGGCCATGGTGCTTGGCGCAGGCCGTGCAACGAAGGATTCGGTCATCGATCTGTCGGTCGGTTTGATGCTCAACAAGAAAGTCGGCGATTTCGTTAAAAAAGGCGAAGCTTTGGCCACAATTTATTCCAATACACAGGACCTCGCGGAATGCCAGGAAATGTTATACAATAGTATCGAGTATTCAAACGAGCCGGTTGAAGCGATTCAACTCGTCTCTGCTTTGATCACCGATTAA
- a CDS encoding DUF3886 domain-containing protein: protein MAKDKLNDNGLFSEEQLSKLKATKKELVKDQQKLEEEKEAQRQFERKEREKNLSFAELLERHGDSGTKY, encoded by the coding sequence ATGGCGAAAGATAAACTCAACGATAACGGCCTTTTTTCGGAAGAGCAGCTATCGAAGCTCAAAGCCACGAAAAAAGAGTTAGTGAAAGACCAGCAGAAGCTCGAAGAAGAAAAAGAAGCGCAGCGCCAGTTTGAACGCAAAGAGCGCGAGAAGAACCTGTCGTTTGCCGAATTGCTCGAGCGCCATGGAGATTCAGGAACTAAATATTAA
- a CDS encoding acetyl-CoA C-acetyltransferase yields the protein MSQEIVIASAVRTAVGSFQGALKDVPATDLGAIVIKEALSRAGVAGDQVSEVIMGNVLQAGLGQNPARQASIKAGLPETVPAMTINKVCGSGLKSIHLAYQAIFAGDADIVVAGGMENMSRAPYLLEGARDGYRMGDQKVVDSMVHDGLTCAFNDYHMGVTAENLCDRYEISREEQDRFAARSQARASAAIEGGRFDEEIVPVEIPQRKGDPVVFTTDEYVKASSTEEKLAKLRPAFKKDGSVTAGNASGINDGAAAVIVMTKEKADELGITPLAVISANGNAGVDPAVMGIGPVQAVKNALKKANMTLGDIDLIEANEAFAAQSIAVDRELKFDHEKLNVNGGAIAIGHPIGASGTRIFVTLLHEMKKRDAKTGLATLCIGGGQGVATIVKRP from the coding sequence ATGTCACAAGAAATCGTAATTGCAAGCGCTGTCAGAACAGCAGTCGGTTCGTTCCAGGGGGCGCTGAAAGATGTTCCGGCGACAGATCTCGGGGCCATCGTCATTAAGGAAGCTTTATCGCGCGCAGGGGTAGCGGGCGACCAAGTATCAGAAGTCATCATGGGCAATGTCCTGCAAGCGGGGCTCGGACAAAATCCGGCGCGCCAGGCTTCCATCAAAGCAGGTCTTCCCGAGACGGTGCCAGCGATGACCATCAATAAAGTATGCGGATCCGGTTTGAAATCAATCCACTTGGCTTACCAGGCGATTTTTGCGGGTGATGCCGATATCGTCGTAGCAGGCGGTATGGAAAATATGAGCCGTGCGCCGTATCTTTTAGAAGGCGCAAGAGACGGCTACCGCATGGGCGACCAGAAAGTAGTCGACAGCATGGTTCATGACGGCTTGACGTGTGCATTCAATGATTACCATATGGGCGTGACAGCCGAAAACCTGTGCGACCGCTATGAGATTTCACGCGAAGAACAAGATCGCTTTGCGGCCCGTTCACAAGCCCGGGCATCAGCGGCAATCGAAGGCGGGCGTTTTGACGAAGAAATCGTGCCGGTCGAAATCCCTCAGCGCAAAGGCGATCCGGTTGTTTTCACAACGGATGAATACGTGAAAGCTTCTTCAACCGAAGAGAAGCTTGCGAAACTGCGCCCGGCGTTCAAGAAAGACGGCTCAGTCACAGCCGGCAACGCATCCGGCATTAACGATGGCGCGGCAGCAGTGATCGTCATGACGAAAGAAAAAGCCGACGAGCTTGGCATCACACCGCTGGCGGTCATTTCTGCGAACGGCAACGCAGGCGTCGATCCTGCTGTCATGGGCATCGGCCCTGTACAAGCGGTGAAAAACGCGTTGAAGAAAGCCAATATGACGCTTGGCGATATCGATTTGATCGAAGCGAACGAAGCGTTTGCGGCACAATCGATAGCGGTCGACCGTGAATTGAAGTTTGACCATGAAAAATTGAATGTCAACGGAGGCGCCATCGCAATCGGCCACCCGATTGGCGCGAGCGGTACACGGATTTTCGTGACGCTTCTGCACGAGATGAAAAAGCGCGACGCCAAGACGGGCCTTGCGACACTTTGCATCGGTGGCGGACAAGGCGTCGCTACAATCGTAAAACGCCCATAA
- the deoB gene encoding phosphopentomutase: MTMKPFTRIHLIVLDSVGIGEAPDADAFGDKGADTLGNIAQSVGGLSMPNMEKLGLANIVPVKGLEAQDAPAAHFGRLEEASVGKDTMTGHWEIMGLNIDTPFKVYPEGFPKELIDKLEQATGRKIIGNKPASGTEILDELGEEHMETGALIVYTSADPVLQIAAHEEVIPLDELYRICETARELTLDPEFLVGRVIARPFLGKPGAFKRTSNRHDYALTPFDRTVMNELQDAGKDVIAIGKINDIYNGAGVTEAVRTTDNADGMDKLVQVVGKDFNGLSFLNLVDFDALFGHRRDPEGYGKALEAFDERLPEVLEGLNEDDLLIITADHGNDPTFPGTDHTREYVPLLAFSPRFNGGADLGTGSTFADIGATIADNFACELPKFGTSFLSKLN; the protein is encoded by the coding sequence ATGACAATGAAACCGTTTACTCGCATACATTTAATCGTATTGGATTCTGTTGGCATCGGCGAAGCGCCAGACGCTGACGCTTTTGGAGACAAAGGGGCGGATACGCTCGGCAATATCGCGCAATCTGTCGGCGGACTTTCGATGCCGAATATGGAGAAGCTGGGCTTAGCGAACATCGTTCCGGTCAAAGGGCTTGAAGCGCAAGATGCGCCAGCTGCCCATTTTGGACGTCTAGAAGAAGCTTCTGTCGGAAAAGACACGATGACAGGACACTGGGAAATCATGGGACTTAACATCGATACACCGTTCAAAGTCTATCCAGAAGGTTTTCCGAAAGAACTAATCGATAAGCTTGAACAGGCGACAGGCCGAAAAATCATCGGCAATAAACCGGCGAGCGGTACTGAAATCCTCGACGAACTCGGCGAAGAACATATGGAGACTGGGGCATTGATTGTCTATACATCGGCTGATCCGGTTCTGCAAATTGCCGCACATGAAGAAGTGATCCCGCTGGATGAACTATACCGGATTTGTGAAACGGCGCGTGAATTGACCTTGGACCCGGAATTCTTGGTCGGACGCGTTATCGCGCGTCCATTCCTTGGCAAACCTGGCGCGTTTAAACGCACATCCAACCGCCACGATTATGCCTTGACGCCTTTTGACCGCACTGTCATGAACGAATTGCAGGATGCCGGCAAAGATGTCATCGCCATTGGTAAAATCAACGATATTTATAATGGCGCAGGCGTGACAGAAGCTGTGAGAACAACGGATAACGCGGACGGCATGGATAAGCTCGTGCAAGTGGTCGGCAAGGATTTCAACGGTTTGAGCTTTTTGAATCTGGTGGATTTTGACGCGCTCTTCGGCCATCGCAGAGACCCAGAAGGTTACGGAAAAGCGCTAGAAGCATTTGATGAACGCTTACCGGAAGTGCTGGAAGGCTTAAATGAAGATGACTTGTTGATTATTACGGCAGACCATGGAAACGACCCGACTTTCCCGGGAACCGACCATACACGTGAATACGTTCCGCTTCTCGCATTTTCTCCTCGTTTTAACGGGGGGGCCGATCTTGGGACAGGATCGACATTTGCGGACATCGGTGCGACTATTGCCGATAATTTCGCTTGCGAATTGCCGAAATTCGGCACAAGCTTTTTATCGAAACTAAACTGA
- a CDS encoding NUDIX hydrolase, translating into MKKFEEKTIHSERLYEGKVINLKVDDVKLPNGKQSKRELIEHPGAVAVIALTSDKKIIMVEQYRKALERSLVEIPAGKLEPGEAPEYTAMRELEEETGYSAEKLEKVISFSTSPGFADEVVHVFFATGLHRAENGAVTDDDEFVELLEMTVEEAQGLIDNERIYDAKTAYAVQWVKNYLSDKN; encoded by the coding sequence ATGAAGAAATTTGAAGAAAAAACAATTCATAGTGAACGATTGTACGAAGGCAAGGTCATTAATTTGAAAGTCGACGATGTGAAGCTGCCGAATGGCAAACAGTCGAAGCGCGAATTGATCGAACACCCAGGTGCGGTAGCGGTCATCGCATTAACGAGTGACAAGAAAATCATCATGGTTGAACAATACCGCAAAGCCCTTGAACGCTCACTTGTCGAAATTCCAGCCGGAAAACTGGAACCCGGCGAAGCTCCGGAGTACACGGCCATGCGGGAGCTAGAAGAAGAGACAGGCTATTCAGCGGAAAAGCTCGAAAAAGTGATCAGCTTCTCGACATCTCCCGGATTTGCCGATGAAGTGGTGCATGTTTTCTTTGCGACCGGCTTGCACCGTGCGGAGAACGGCGCAGTGACGGATGATGATGAGTTCGTGGAATTGCTCGAAATGACGGTAGAGGAAGCGCAAGGCTTGATTGATAATGAACGGATTTACGACGCGAAAACTGCTTACGCTGTACAATGGGTTAAAAACTACTTATCAGATAAGAATTAA